Genomic DNA from Paenibacillus sp. KS-LC4:
TTTGCTGCCAGGGCAGCGGCCTAGCGCATTTGAGCTTGTGCTGGAGCTGGGCTCTGAGGCACCGGGCTACAATCCGAATTGGCTGTCTGATATTAGCTTCAGCCTAAATGGCACGACCATCGGCAAGTGGACAAGCCCTGGCGATTACGGGGGCACACGCGGCAAATATTCACCTTCCTGGTGGCATAGCAACCTGAATCAATACGGCTTGCTCAAAGTCATCCGCGTTCAGGAGGATGGCACCTTTGTGGATGGCCAGCAGGTAAGCGACGCTAGCGTGCAGCAGATTACAATGGATCGCAATCACTGGACGCTGCGCATTGCGGTAGATAAGGATGCTGCACATGTAGGTGGCCTTACGCTGTACGGCAAAGGCTTCGGTAATTACAGTCAGGACATTATGTTCAGGGTTTATTACGAGGAATAAGCACATGAATAAAAGCCGTATCGCAGTCAGATTGGGGGAGACTCTGACGATTGTGATACGGCTTTTATTTCCTCGCGAAACGGTTATTTTGCCGCGGGGGCGGCAAAGCCGTTTACGCTTGGTAGACGTTTGTGTGAGTGCAAGCTAATTTGTGCTAAAGCACCCGACGTGCCGTTGCGTAATTATTGCTCCACCAGCTGGAGCTTAAACTCGTAACGGTCACTCCAGGAGCGCCGTATGTATGAATAATTTGATTATTGCCGATATAAATGCCGACGTGATGAATAGGGGAATAGAAGAAAACGAGATCGCCAACTTTTAAATTGCTTCGAGATACGAACGAGCCGACCTTCGATTGGTCCTGCGAGCTTCTCGGCAAAGAAACACCAACGCTTGCAAAAACTTTTTTAGTGAAGGAGGAGCAGTCAAAAACGCGAGTTGAACTAGTGGGAGCGCTGAATTGATAAGGTGTTCCCATATAGCCTTTTGCCACAGAAACGATCTTGGCTTGGGTGGAGGCGGATGCCGCATAAGCTGCCGGTGCTTGGGTGAAAGGAACAGCAGATAAAGTAAGGGATGCGGTAAGTGCAAGGGATGCAGCCAGTTTACCAAAACGAAGTTTTTTCATGATGCGAATGCCCTCTCTTCTTTGGGTTGATAGCTTGTCTATTTATATGTTCTTAGCTATACAATACCACAAATAAAATTGAGAGTAATTTCCTCTGAGACCATAAAACTAGATTTAATAGTGCTTTGATACCAATTGTTAAAAATAGATGAGAAACTTCTCATTCTAATTCAGACTTAAATGAGAAGAATAATGAATGATTACGCATTCATTAGTTATTTTTTGTAAGTAAAAAATAACCCCCATGACCATTAAGGCCATAGGGGTTATACTGGTCAAAATCTATTCGTTCACCACTTATGCTTATTAACCTTCAAGCAGAAGCGTTTCTGGATCTTCAAGCATTTCTTTCACTTTAACGAGGAAGCGTACCGCTTCAGCGCCATCTACGATGCGGTGATCGTAGGAAAGGGCGATGTACATCATTGGACGGTTCTCAGAGCGCTCAGCGTCGATAGCTACTGGGCGAAGCTGAATTTTGTGCATGCCCAGAATACCAACCTGTGGTGCGTTGATGATTGGCGTGGACAGCAGCGAGCCGAACGTACCACCATTTGTAATGGTGAATGTACCGCCTTGCAGATCAGACAATCCGAGCGAGTTCGTACGAGCTTTGCCAGCAAGGTCAACGATTGAACGCTCGATTTCAGCGAAGCTCAGGCGGTCCGCGTCACGAACAACCGGAACCACAAGACCTTCCTTAGCCGATACGGCAATACCGATATCGTAGAACTGCTTTACAATAATATCCTCGCCCTCAATTTCAGCGTTTAGCAGCGGGAACTCCTTCAGAGCGCCAACGACAGCTTTGGTGAAGAAGGACATAAAGCCAAGACCAACCTCATGCTTGTCAAGGAACGATTGTTTCCGGCGTTTACGGATATCCATAATAGCGGTCATATCGACTTCGTTGAACGTTGTCAGCATGGCTGCGGTTCTTTGAGCTTCAACTAGACGATTTGCAATCGTTGCGCGGCGACGCGACATTTTTTTGCGCTCGTAAGGCTTGGCCGATTGGAATTTAGGTGCAGCTGGCGCTTTAGCGGCAGGAGCAGCCGGTGCTTGCGACGCTGCCGGCTGTGTGCCATGCGAGCGCACATCATCGGAGCTAACGCGGCTAAGCGGATCGCGGGATTGAACCTGCGTCAGGTCAATGCCTTTTTCCCTTGCAAGCTTTCTTGCAGCAGGGGAAGCGGCAACTTGACCGCCTTTGCTGTCTGCATCTGCTACTGGAGGCGCGATAGGCGCAGGGGCTGCTGCTTCAACAGCTGGCGCAGCCTTCGCCGGCTCAGCAGCAGGAGCGGATGGAGCCGCTCCACCTGCCGCAATGGAGCCGATAGCTTCGCCGATTTGAACGGTATCGCCTTCGTTGCGTGTAATCTCTTGAATCGTGCCATCCTGCTCGGCGCTAATCTCGATATTGACTTTATCTGTTTCAAGCTCCAGAAGCACATCGCCTTGCTTAACCGAATCGCCAACCTTAACAATCCACTTGGAAATCGTGCCTTCTGTAATTGATTCTCCCATTGCGGGTACTATAATTTGTTGCACAGTAGCTACCTCCCTGAGTTGTATGTCAATGACGGACTATGTTTCAATGTTTGCAAAATAATATGCTGCTGCTCAAAAGCATGTACTTGCTGGAAGCCGCTCGCTGTACTGGAACGCTCTGGGCGTCCAATGTAGCTTACGCTTGTACCAGCAGGGGCTAGCGCACGGATGCGCGGATCGGCATAATGCCATGAGCCCATGTTTTTCGGTTCTTCCTGCACCCACACAATTTCCTTCAATTGAGGGAAACGGGCGATAATTTCAGCAATTTCCTTCTCAGGGAACGGATAAAGCTGCTCGACACGAATAATGTGCAGCCAATCAAGATCCTTCTCTTGTTCCTTCTCAATGGCATCTTCAAGGTCGATTGCGATTTTACCTGTGCACAAAATCAGGCGCTCTACGCGCTCTGGCTTGCTGCCGAGGTTCGGCTGCTCAACGACCAGCTTGAACGAGCCATTGCTAAGCTCGGAAGCGCTGGAAGCGACGCGCGGGTTACGAATCAAGCTCTTAGGAGCCATAATAATTAATGGACGTGCGGCTTCGCTTTCCGTAATGGAAGCTTGGCGGCGCAAAATATGATAATACTGCGCAGCGCTCGTCAAGTTGGCAACCGTCCAGTTTTCCTCGCCTGACAGCTGGAGGAAACGCTCTAGACGTGCACTGGAATGCTCAGGTCCTTGGCCTTCATATCCATGCGGAAGCAGCATGACGATGCTGGACTTTTGCGACCATTTCGAACGGCCGGCGGAAATGAACTGGTCAATAAGCACTTGAGCGACGTTGGTGAAATCACCGTATTGCGCTTCCCAGATAACCATCGTTTCCGGCGCGTGTACGTTGTAGCCATATTCAAAGCCTAGAACAGCAGCTTCGGAAAGCGGGCTGTTATGAATGGCGAACGATGCTTTCGCATGCGGCAACTCGTGAAGCGGGCAGAAGGTATCGCCTGTTACCGCATCATGCAGCACGAGGTTACGGTGAGCAAATGTTGCGCGCTCGACATCTTGGCCGCTAAGTCGAATCGGTTTGCCGTCAGCAAGAATCGTTGCGAAGGCAAGCGTTTCCGCATGGCCCCAATCAAGCTTCTCGCCTTCGTTCAATGCATTCGTGCGGCGCTCCAAAATTTTCTGCAGCTTCGGATATACAGTGAAGCTGTCAGGGAAACGAAGCAGCTCAGCATTAATGGATTGCAGCGTTTCAATGGATACAGGGGAAACGGAAGTTGCGTTATCCTTTTCTCCTTGCAGTCCTTGTGTCTGATGAACAGGCTCTTGGCCATCACGGGCCTTCACTTCATCATAAGCTGATTTCAGGCGGTCTACGACGCCTTGCTTGAGCTCCGCTACTTCAGCCTCCGTAATAACGCCAGCAGCAATCAATCTATCGGAGTAGATCGTGCTAACCGTTGCATGCGCCCGTACTTTTTTATAGATAAGAGGTTGAGTCGTCTCCGGATCATCCGTCTCATTGTGTCCATATTTACGGTAGCCAATTAAGTCGATCAAGAAATCCTTCTTGAAAAGAGTACGATATTCACTGGCCATCCGCGCTGCAAAAATACAAGCTTCCGGATCATCAGCGTTTACGTGCACGATTGGAATTTCATAGCCCTTGGCTACATCGCTTGCGTATTGAGTCGAACGAGAATCATGACTTTCCGTTGTAAAGCCAATGCGGTTGTTGACGATAACATGAAGCGTACCACCGCTTGTATAGCCCTTGAGCTGAGCGATATTCAATGTTTCCGCTACAATGCCCTCACCAGGGAACGCTGCATCACCGTGCATAATGATGGAGGCAGCTGAATCCAGGTTGGTTACCGGATAGCCAGGCTTGCTGCGATCATCCTGCGCTGCACGAGCGAAGCCGCCGACAACTGGGTTGACGAATTCAAGATGGCTCGGGTTGTTCGCAAGCGTAATGCGGGTTTCGACCGTTTCGCCTGTCTTGAACGAACGATTGGCGCCCAAGTGGTATTTAACATCACCAGTCCAGCCATAATTGATGCCGATGGAGCCCTCGGACGGGATAAGCTTCTTGTTAGGCGAGTTGTAGAACTCGGAGAAAATTTTGGTATAAGGCTTGCCCAGCACATGGGCCAAAATATTAAGGCGTCCACGGTGTGCCATCCCCATCGCAATTTGGCTCACTCCGTCATTCGACAGCTCGTGAACCAATTCATCAACAAGAGCTACAAGCACGTCGTTGCCTTCAACGGAAAAACGTTTTTGACCGACAAAGGTGCGCTGTAGAAAATCTTCAAATTGCTCTGCTTCGAATAGCTTGACGAGCAGCTTCTTACGTTCTTCCTTGTTGAGAGAAGCAGAAGGCAGCTGGCGTTCAACGCGCTTCTTGAGCCAAGCACGCTCCGCTTCATCATGGACGTGACTGAATTCGAAAGCAAGCGTACCTGTGTAAGCTTTCAGCAGCTTCTGGATAGCCTCCCATGCATTAGCAACATCGGAAGGGGCATTCGTCCATACGAGCTCAGCAGGCAAAGCCAGCAGATCCGTCTTTGTGATGCCATACGTTTCAGGGCTCAGCATCTTCGTATTCGACTTAGGTCCGATATCGAGTGGATCAATATCAGCCGCCAAATGGCCGAATGCGCGAATGTTCCATACGAGCTTGCCGGCAGCGACCAAATTTTGAAGCGTTTTCGCATCAATCGAAGCAGCTCCTACCGTTTGTGGTGCAGCGGCAGTTTGGCCTGCTGTGTAAGCAGGCGGCTCGCCAAAGCGAGCAAACAAATCGCGGTATTCAGATGTTACAGTTTCAGGGTTTTGTTTAAAAAGCTCATATTGTTCTTGGATGTACCCATAGTTGGGACCATAATAGCCTTCCCACGGGTTTTGGTTAGTTTCATTGCCAATCGACATTTTCGACAGATACCTCCGTCTTTGAATTTTGTAAGTTTATGGACGGAATCAGAACTAGCATATGACTTCATTATAGTACAGAACGACATGGAAACTTAAATAACGATTATGTATCATAACTATCTTGAAAATAGATCAATCGGAATGCCGCCAGTCCATCTTCTCAGTCTCTCCCATTTATCGGTTATTCAAAACAGAATGTTAAGGGCTTTGAGCAAAAAATGTATGCCCTTTCAAATTATACGAAGCAAACGGCCTAAAGTTTCAATTGTCCATCTGCTTGGGCAGCGTTTATTTTCTCTTTTGCAGCTTATCCCCTTAGCTCAGAAAGGGCATGTTGGTGTGGAATACAAATTCTGAGCTAAGGGGATAACCTCCTAAAGCGGCGAATGGAGGCTGCAACCTTTTTAAAACAGGCATCGTTTATAGGTTTAGAACGCGTTCAACAACTAAAGGAGATTGATTCTAATGAAGAAACGTATCGCAACAGCATCTATTTCTGCTGCCGTGGCTTTATCGGTAGCGCTAACAGGTCAGGCTTTAGCAGCAAGTTCATTTAAGGATATCGCATCCTCCCCGCAAAAGGCACAAATTGAATCGCTGCAAGGACTCGGCATTGTAAATGGCGTATCGCAATCGCTGTTCCAGCCGGAAGAAAACTTAACAAATGCACAAGGTATTTCGCTTATTGTAAAGACAACGCAAATTAGCCTTGCCGCCATTTCATTTAATAAAGCTCCAGAAGCAGAGGGTATTTTTGAGCATGTGAAAAATAATGCATGGTACGCGGACAGCTTCATCATTGCGCACTACAACGAGCTCGACATCCCGGCTAATATTGATCCGAATGCGCCAATGACGCGCGAGCAGTTCACGCATTACCTCGTACAGGCGCTGGAAAAGACCGGCCAATATCCGTTGATTAAAATGTACGTCGTCATTTCGGACGAGAGCGACATTGCGACTGAATATCAGGGCACCATCCAACGCGCCCTGCTGTACAAGCTCACCTCCTTGGATGAGAAGGGCGAATTCCATCCGCAGCAAATTTTAAACCGTGCTGAATCCACAGTTATGCTGTTCAATGCGCATCAATTCATTAAGGCGCACAACGAGCAGCTCGAAGGCGAGACGGGTGATCAGTCTCTTGAAGAGCAGGGAGTAAAGCCTGCACAGTAAGAAGCGTTTACAAGCTGCATAATGAGCCTCTAGTCCGCTGTAAGAAGTGGGCTGGAGGTTTTTTTGCTGTGTTTATGTCATGAAAACGCTATATTATTGATGAATTTTTCCGTTCAGGCCTAAACGCGTGCTTGTTTGCATATACAGGAAGATGCTAGACTAAAGTTGTAGGGAGCTTATCTGAATAACGATCTCGAATTTGGAGGGGTACATTCATGAGCCTGATTCAAAAAGCGATTGATTATGCAGCGGTGCTGCATGGGAATCAATTGCGCAAAGGGTCAAATATTCCTTATATTTCACATCCGTTCGGTGTGGGTATGATATTAATGGAGGCGGGTTGCCAGGCGGAGTGGGTTGCTGCGGGCATTTTGCATGATACGCTCGAGGATACGGAAGCGACGGAGGAAGCGCTGCTGGAGCGTTTTGGCCCGGAAGTGACGCGTATTGTCGTTGGCTGTACGGAGCCCGACAAATCCTTGTCTTGGGAAGAGCGCAAGCAATATAAACTAGATTATTTGAAAAAGGCACCGCTCGATATTAAGACGGTAGCCTGCGCGGATAAGCTTCATAATATGGGCTCGACGCTTGCTGCCTATGAGCGGGAGGGCGAGAAGGTATGGGAACGCTTCAACCGTGGCAGAGGGCAGCAGGAGTGGTATTACAAGGCGGTGGCAGACAGCCTCGGCCATGAAGGCAGCTTTCCGCTGCTGGAAGTTTTAAATCAAAAAATTGAGGCGATGTTTGGTCAAAGGGAAAGCGGGGACAGGTCATTATGACATTGATTAACCAACTGGTGAGCGGAGACGATTTTACCGGATTTTATTTACTCAGAGAGCTGGAAGTGAAGCAGACAAACGGGGCAACGCCGAAGGATTATTTTGACATCGTATTATGCGATGCCAGCGGCCAGCTATCCGCTAAATATTGGGATGTATCAAGTGCGGATAAGGAAACCTTTTTTCCAATGGGATTGGTGAAAATTCAAGGCAACGCCCACACTTACCGGGAGAAGCTGCAAATCAAAATTTCGCGCATGCGAAAGGCTACAGAAGAGGACGGGGTAGCGCTGACGGATTTCATCCGCTCGGCACCGGTTCGTCCCGTTGACCTCGTGCATACGATAAAGCAGGTAACCGCCAGCATTGTCGATCAGGAAATTCGGACCATCGTCACGTATTGCGTGGATAAGGTCGAGGACAGACTGATGCATTATCCGGCTGCGAAAACGCATCATCATGCGTATTTTGCCGGGCTTGCTTATCATATTGTGCGGATGCTGGAAATTGGCGCTTTTATTTGCAAGCAGCGTCCATTCCTGAATGCCGATTTGATCAAGGCTGGCATTTTGCTGCATGATATTGCCAAGCCTGAGGAGATGGTTGCCCAGCTCGGCATCGTTTCCGAATACAGCCTGTCTGGCAAGCTGATGGGACATATTTCGCTTGCGTCTAACTGGATTACAGAAGCAGCTATTCGCTGCGATATTGATTTGGATTCAGAAAAGGTGCTCGGCTTGCAGCATTTGGTGCTTTCCCATCACAATCTGGGGGAATGGGGCAGTCCGGTTCAGCCTCAAACAGCGGAGGCGGTTGCCTTACATCATATTGATGCTATGGATGCCAAGCTGCAAATGGTCGAGGATGCTCTGGATACGACGCCAGACACGGAGCCATGGACCCCATTTATTCGCGGGCTAGAAAATAAACCTATCTACCGAATGAAGCTGTAAATTATGGAGGAGATTACAAAAACGCCGATCAAGCAGTGCGCGTACTGTAACGAAGATAAGCCGCTTGGCGATTTTTTGCGCCGTACAGGCCGGCGCTCGGGTCCTGACTCGCGGCGCGGCGCCTGCCGCTCCTGCAGGAAAGAACGGGCGAGCTCGCAGGCCGCGTTAGTAGCTGTTGTGGAGGCGCCAGTTGTACAAGCAGGCGCCGCAGACGAGTCTAGGCTGGAAGCGGCGTCTGCTGGCGTGCAGAAGAAGTCCCGCAGGAAACGCGGCGGGCGAAGAAGGCGGGCGAAGGCCGCAGCGGCTGTAGCTGCCGCTGCGGAGCAAGCGGCGAAGGAGACGGGCGGCAGGGAAGCGGCGAAAGCCGGCGCAGCGGCCCCGAGGGCAGGCGTCCAGCCGCTGCCGCTCGTAACGGATTCGGCGGCGGTGGCAGTGGCGCAGGAGTCCTGCGCGGCGAGCAGGCCGGGGGTCATGCGTAAGCCGGAGAAGAAGGCGCCGCGGGCGAAGACCGCTGCCCGCTCGCCGAAGCAGCGCCCATTGCCGAAGCCGTCTAATCATTCGCCGACTGATCCTTCCTATTTGCGTCCTTCCGGTCAAGGCACGGTATGGATGAGAGGCAAGACCGACAAGGGCAGGCAGTGGTATCAGGAAATCGAACTGGAGCTTGCCGTTATTCTCGTCAACGAGCATGCCGCCGTTGTCGTGAATCGCCGGACGATTCGCAGGTTATTCAGCAATAAGGATTTTCGTAAATATATTTTAACGCGGGATAATTATACTTGCTTCTTCTGCAAGCAGTATGGGGATACGATCGACCACATGCTTCCGCGTGCCAAGGGTGGTCATACGACGCCGGACAATTGCGTCTGCGCTTGCCATATGTGCAATCAGTCGAAGGCGGACAAAAGCCTTGAGGATTTTATGCGGGAAAGCTAGATATATGGGGAAATAGGAAAGCCGCCTCTAAGCCGATTAACAGAGCAGCAAGCTGCCTGCATTCGGATAAGGGGCGGCTTCTTTGTCGTTAAGCCGAACTTATATAGAGGCATTATAGTAATTTTGCATTTCGTAGTTAGAATATCCCTCCTGATAGCTTAAATATCCAATGAGAATTAAAAAAAGCAGCATCAGATTTAATAGGATGCTAACCGATCCGCAAATAAGTCCAGCAATAGCCATTCCTTTGCCTTGATCCTTTGTATAAGAAATTTGCTTTAAGGAAATGATGCCCAAAATAACAGCAGCAATGGCGACCAAACCTCCAAAAAAGGGGATGAATGCCACAATTCCGCACACTAATGCAGCGATAGATGCACCATTTGTTTTCTTTACTGGCGGCTGGTATGGTGGTTGAAAGGGAGCTTGATGGTAGTTGTTCAAGGATAGTTCCTCCTAAGCTGGAAATAGATGTAGTCAGGCTAAGTCTATTTTAGCTCATTTGAATCGCCTGATCTACCTCTCCAGCGGTGTAAGCTGCCCAAGCCTCATTTTTTTGCCGCAAATGCTTGTCAAACCAGGCCAGCAGCAGTCGCCGCTGCATGAGCTTGACGCGTGGACGACCGCGAAGCCCGTGATCCTCTTCATGAAAAGTGATGAGCGAGACTTCCTTCTTTAGAACCTTTAAGGCGGTAAACATTTGCTCTGATTCTACCAAGGGTACAACACCATCTATTTCCCCATGAAGCAGCAGCAAGGGCGTATTGATTTTATCAGCATGAAATAGGGGAGAGGCAGCAGTGAAGAAGTCCGGGTTACTCCAAGGGAATAGATCAGGCAAGGCGCTAAGCCCATATTGATAGCCGAAATGGCTTGCTCCCCAATAGCTGGCAATGTTGCTTATACCTGAAATCGAGCAGGCAGCTTTAAAGATGCTCGTCTCTGTCAGGCACTTCATTGTCAAAAAACCGCCGTAGCTGCCACCATATAGCGCCACTCTCGCATGGTCGAGGAAGGGATATGCTTCAAGAGTGAGCTTCACCGTCTCAATCGTCTCCGGTACAGCTATTTTGCCCCAATCTCCTCTATGGAGATCAGCCCGTTCTTTGCCATATCCGGCGCTTCCGGAAGCGTTCATGACGAGCACGGCATAGCCCTGGGCAGTGAGTAATTGATGCGTATCCTCGTAAGCCATGCAGAGCGGGGTGGAGCCGCCGTAAATATACACAATTAGTGGCATAGATCCGGGCTCCTCTGCTTGCTCCTGCGGCAAATACAGCCATGCTCCACTAGCAGAAATATGTTCAAGCTCAATAGGCGGGCTCCAGACTACTTGCTGCGGAACAAGTGGGATGCTCTGGGAAAATAACTTCAGCGATTGCGTCCTTGGATCGTATATAGCTGGTACGAAGGGGGCCCCTTGCTCGGAATGAATGCAAAAGCAGGTACCGTCAGAGGCAAAGCTATGGCTGCGCGATGAGCCTACGCCAAGCCTGCTCCATTCGAGCGAGCCTTCATCAAATAGACGCTGACGGGCAAAAACGGTCGTGTGACCGCTTGTAGCAATAAAATAAATTTCCTCTTCACTGCTCCAATAAATGTCCTGGGCTATCGGTGCCATGCCGATCGGTATGCTAGCACTTAGCGGCGCCTCGGAACCAAGCTGATGAAGCATAAGCGTATGCAGATCCAAAATATGAATGCGGCTGTCGTATGCGTTAACGGGGTTTAAGTAGGGCTCCTCAGATAATCGGCTAAGAGGCGGCTCTCCAAGCCGATAAGGAGAAGCCTCCAACACCTTCGTGCGAGAGCCGACAAAAGCGAGATATCTCCCCGATGGAGAAGGGACGATCGCTCCTACCATGCTGTTCGGAAGCATAAGCTCGGTCGGTTCATCGGTCTGTTCTTTGGTCTGTTCTTTGATCTGTTCTAAACGTGTGCCAACGTTCAGCCGCAGCAAAAAAAGCTGCGGCTGCAGCTCATTTGTACAGCGCTCCTCGATGATGTACAACTTGTCGCCATCAGGTGAAGGCCTAGGCTGGCGCAGCTCATAGCAAGGCCCGGCTAATTTCACGGCAGCTGAAGGGGCATTTGCTATGTCTGATTTTAGAAATATTTGTATAAGCACCCGCCGCTTGCGCCACCATGACCAGCGCTGCGGAATACTTTCAATATGCCAATAGTCGCTGTAGAGCGGCTTCTCTTGCTCGGCAGCTTCTCCGGCTTCTTCCTCCTCGTCACATACGAGGAATAGGCTGTTGTTATCGGTATGCCATACAAGCTCCGCAGCGTTAACCAATGGCTGCGGAGGAGCGTTCAGTAAGGAACCATCCTTCAGAGATACTAATGCAAGCTCATCGCAGCCCTCATCCCTCGAAGCACGCAAGAAGGCAAGCTTGCTTCCATTCGGAGACATTTGCAGACAGCGTGCCCCAGCAACCGGAAGCGACCACAAGCGCTCCAACTCTGCGCCGCCACAAAATAAAAGATGCAGCACCGTCTCAAAACGGTCCGCTTCTAAATTCCAATGGCTGCTAATAAGCGCAGCATGCTTGCCGTCTGGAGAAAGAATCGCCTCCTTTAGCTCGCCAATATGGGGCAAGTCATCAAGCTTTAATGTCCGAATGGTCATGCTCCACTTCCCTCGGAAACATAGACCGTATTGGCTTCTGTATGCTCAAAGCACAGGTTGACCGTCCGAACCTTCGAGCGTGTGCGATGAATGACACCTGCTGGAATCGTAACGAAATCGTTTGGCTTGAGGATCAGTGCCTCCTGGTGCTCAAGCTCAATAATAAGCTCACCTTCCAGCACGATAAACATTTCATCAGAATCAGGGTGGGAATGCCAAGGGAAGTCGCCAGTAAATACGGCAAGGCGCAAGCAGCTTTCGTTAATATGGCCGATTATAAAATTTTGATGTTGCTCGGTAATGCTTTGATGCAGCTTTGTGAAATTATGCTGCTGAAGCTTTGCTGTCAATTTCTACTCACTCCTTTAAATAGAGTCACCAATGTGGTCACTGGAGGCTGTGTAAGATCAAACTTGATTTTTATATAAATGTTGTAAAAAAATAGAAGTTGTCTTATACTAGTCTCAGATGGACAAA
This window encodes:
- a CDS encoding cupin domain-containing protein translates to MTAKLQQHNFTKLHQSITEQHQNFIIGHINESCLRLAVFTGDFPWHSHPDSDEMFIVLEGELIIELEHQEALILKPNDFVTIPAGVIHRTRSKVRTVNLCFEHTEANTVYVSEGSGA
- a CDS encoding prolyl oligopeptidase family serine peptidase, which codes for MTIRTLKLDDLPHIGELKEAILSPDGKHAALISSHWNLEADRFETVLHLLFCGGAELERLWSLPVAGARCLQMSPNGSKLAFLRASRDEGCDELALVSLKDGSLLNAPPQPLVNAAELVWHTDNNSLFLVCDEEEEAGEAAEQEKPLYSDYWHIESIPQRWSWWRKRRVLIQIFLKSDIANAPSAAVKLAGPCYELRQPRPSPDGDKLYIIEERCTNELQPQLFLLRLNVGTRLEQIKEQTKEQTDEPTELMLPNSMVGAIVPSPSGRYLAFVGSRTKVLEASPYRLGEPPLSRLSEEPYLNPVNAYDSRIHILDLHTLMLHQLGSEAPLSASIPIGMAPIAQDIYWSSEEEIYFIATSGHTTVFARQRLFDEGSLEWSRLGVGSSRSHSFASDGTCFCIHSEQGAPFVPAIYDPRTQSLKLFSQSIPLVPQQVVWSPPIELEHISASGAWLYLPQEQAEEPGSMPLIVYIYGGSTPLCMAYEDTHQLLTAQGYAVLVMNASGSAGYGKERADLHRGDWGKIAVPETIETVKLTLEAYPFLDHARVALYGGSYGGFLTMKCLTETSIFKAACSISGISNIASYWGASHFGYQYGLSALPDLFPWSNPDFFTAASPLFHADKINTPLLLLHGEIDGVVPLVESEQMFTALKVLKKEVSLITFHEEDHGLRGRPRVKLMQRRLLLAWFDKHLRQKNEAWAAYTAGEVDQAIQMS